A window of Anaerolineae bacterium genomic DNA:
AGCTCGGCCTCTGGCTCGCGCCGTTGGGGCATGTACTGGAACGGGCCTTGTACCAGGGCCTGCTGGCGCTGGGAGTGGTCATGGAGCCGATCTTGGAATGGCTCATCCGCCTGGTCCAACAGCTCGCGGTATGGGTGTCGGAAGGCCTGGCGGCCTTTCAGCCGCCGGCGCCCGCTCCCCAGCCCACGCCGATGCCCAGCGGCGGAGAGGGGGCCGGCATCCCCTGGGGGGAGGTCGCCAAGTGGCTGATGATCGCGCTCCTGCTGATGATCAGCCTGGCCGGCCTGGCGCTTTCCCTGCGCAAGCTGGGCCAGCGCGAGCCGGCAGAAGGCCCTCAGGAGCGCCGGCGCTCCCTGCCGGGCGGAACATGGCGGGAAGATGCGTTGCATAACCTGCAGAACCTGGTGCAGAGCATGCTGGACCGGTTGGCCGGCCTGCGCCCCGGCCGGCTGGGCATGGAATGGTACGCGGAGATTTCCATCCGCAACGTCTACCTGAACATGTGTCAGCTTGCGGCGGGGCGCGGCTATCCCCGGCCGGCGGTCTTCACGCCCTACGAATACCTTTCCCTGCTGTATCGGGCGTTCCCTGAGGCAGAGAGCGAGGATATCGAACGTATCAC
This region includes:
- a CDS encoding DUF4129 domain-containing protein produces the protein LGLWLAPLGHVLERALYQGLLALGVVMEPILEWLIRLVQQLAVWVSEGLAAFQPPAPAPQPTPMPSGGEGAGIPWGEVAKWLMIALLLMISLAGLALSLRKLGQREPAEGPQERRRSLPGGTWREDALHNLQNLVQSMLDRLAGLRPGRLGMEWYAEISIRNVYLNMCQLAAGRGYPRPAVFTPYEYLSLLYRAFPEAESEDIERITEAYVRMRYGEMPSTWGELQAIRQAWQRVRNSIEAPASS